A window of Methanotorris formicicus Mc-S-70 contains these coding sequences:
- a CDS encoding ATP-binding protein, translating into MEDKIKEKIEELRTSLIYYIRNFYNDDIISEKERIEIDLTEIYKFGLIDFVEFIHEHPKEGLKLIEKCYQEAYFSLKNEYPKYIITIKNLPETFKKIKNKNRLLTISDIKSHTIGKLVEFEGIVVTATKIKTVLKKAKFTCSKCGNENITKYIDNPFEIFEEPRCEKCGSDDLILIENECEYMDFQEIKVQQPLDLMDDPEEPPKYITVFLENSPGIYCGRVKITGIPIKIQKNKKIPIYDIYIKGINCEVLDDEIEMELNRDDIENIEKISKLPNVVDLLSDRLIPEIKGHSVVKKAVFLQQIKGVKKGNKRADIHILLITDPGIGKTVILRRISELPGNLYGSVTTASGVGLTAAVVREKTEIGDDTWVIKPGLLVKANKGTACIDELTVNKDLQSYVLEAMESQTIHISKGGINAKLPAECAILAACNPRWGRFDLNISVAEQINIPAPLLSRFDLIFPIRDEPDRAKDKEIAEHIIDIHRAHLDKEINKEIGLEHIEIEGVKVDIEFIIKYIAYARQKNPIISEEAKKLLVNYYLNMRKGTIQVTARQLEAAIRLAEAHAKAKLKDVVDEEDAKEAINIITECLKQIAYDPDTGQFDIDKITGVSKKDRDKMMAVYEIIKKLAEKKDDGLALHEDVVELCEKEGIDEEDVERIIKKLIKNGDIDEPKPGKYRLM; encoded by the coding sequence ATGGAAGATAAAATAAAAGAAAAAATTGAGGAATTAAGGACTTCCCTCATATACTACATTAGGAATTTCTATAATGACGATATTATTTCTGAAAAAGAAAGAATTGAGATTGATTTAACTGAAATTTATAAATTTGGATTAATTGATTTTGTGGAATTCATCCATGAACATCCTAAGGAAGGGTTAAAACTTATAGAAAAATGCTACCAAGAAGCATATTTCTCATTAAAAAATGAATATCCAAAATACATCATCACAATAAAAAATCTACCAGAAACCTTCAAAAAAATTAAGAATAAAAACAGATTGCTAACAATAAGCGACATAAAAAGCCACACAATTGGAAAACTTGTAGAATTTGAAGGAATTGTAGTTACTGCAACAAAAATAAAAACTGTCTTAAAAAAAGCAAAATTCACCTGTAGTAAATGTGGAAATGAGAATATAACCAAATATATAGATAACCCATTTGAAATATTTGAAGAACCACGTTGTGAAAAATGTGGTAGTGATGATTTAATATTGATCGAAAATGAATGCGAATACATGGACTTTCAGGAGATAAAAGTTCAACAGCCATTAGATTTAATGGATGACCCAGAGGAACCACCAAAATACATAACCGTATTTTTGGAAAATTCCCCAGGAATTTACTGTGGAAGGGTAAAGATAACAGGTATCCCAATAAAAATACAAAAGAACAAAAAGATTCCCATATATGATATATACATAAAGGGAATCAACTGTGAGGTTTTGGATGATGAAATTGAAATGGAGTTGAATAGGGATGACATTGAAAACATTGAAAAAATAAGTAAATTACCAAATGTCGTTGATTTATTATCAGATAGATTAATTCCCGAAATAAAAGGGCACAGTGTTGTTAAAAAAGCAGTATTTTTACAACAAATAAAAGGCGTTAAAAAAGGAAATAAAAGAGCAGATATCCATATTCTCCTCATAACTGACCCAGGAATTGGAAAAACTGTAATTCTAAGAAGGATCTCAGAACTTCCTGGGAACTTATATGGTTCAGTAACCACCGCATCAGGGGTTGGACTAACTGCAGCGGTAGTTAGGGAAAAGACAGAGATTGGAGACGATACTTGGGTAATTAAACCAGGACTCTTGGTGAAGGCAAACAAAGGAACAGCATGTATTGATGAGTTAACAGTAAACAAGGACTTACAGAGTTATGTTTTGGAGGCTATGGAATCCCAAACAATACACATCAGTAAAGGAGGTATTAATGCAAAACTTCCAGCAGAGTGTGCAATCCTCGCTGCATGCAACCCAAGATGGGGAAGATTCGACCTAAATATCTCAGTTGCAGAGCAGATAAATATTCCTGCACCATTGTTGAGTAGGTTTGATTTAATTTTTCCAATAAGGGATGAACCAGATAGGGCAAAAGACAAAGAAATAGCAGAACACATCATAGACATCCACAGGGCACACCTGGATAAAGAAATAAACAAAGAAATTGGGTTAGAACATATTGAGATTGAGGGTGTTAAGGTAGATATTGAGTTCATAATAAAATACATTGCCTATGCAAGGCAAAAAAATCCAATAATATCTGAAGAGGCAAAAAAACTCCTTGTAAATTATTATCTAAACATGAGAAAAGGAACCATCCAAGTTACAGCGAGACAATTAGAGGCAGCCATAAGGTTGGCAGAAGCTCATGCAAAGGCAAAGTTGAAGGATGTTGTTGATGAAGAGGATGCAAAAGAGGCAATAAATATAATCACCGAATGTTTAAAGCAGATTGCCTATGACCCAGATACGGGGCAGTTTGATATTGACAAAATAACAGGAGTTTCAAAGAAAGATAGAGATAAGATGATGGCGGTTTATGAAATTATCAAAAAACTTGCTGAAAAGAAAGATGATGGGCTTGCATTGCATGAGGATGTTGTTGAGTTATGTGAAAAAGAGGGAATTGATGAAGAAGATGTAGAAAGAATCATTAAAAAACTCATCAAAAATGGAGATATAGATGAACCGAAACCTGGAAAATATAGGTTGATGTGA
- the queC gene encoding 7-cyano-7-deazaguanine synthase QueC, whose protein sequence is MKAVCVLSGGLDSTVSCLIAKDLGYDLVNITFNYGQKAAKREINSAKKISEILNAEHVVIDLPFIKKFGKSALLTEKEPPKLDIEELDMRFKTIQTMEEVWVPARNLILFSIASGFTESIDADKVFVGLSGEEATTFPDNTPEFVERLNKALEYGTLNQVKIDAPLCNKNKQEIVKIGHEIEKRLGVEVLRYSYSCYKDNGEDFLHCGVCESCARRKRAFLGAGVEDKTKYSCSP, encoded by the coding sequence ATGAAAGCAGTATGTGTTTTAAGTGGTGGTTTGGATTCCACAGTAAGTTGTTTAATTGCAAAGGATTTGGGTTATGACTTAGTTAATATTACATTTAACTATGGACAAAAAGCAGCAAAAAGGGAAATAAACTCTGCAAAAAAAATATCAGAGATATTAAATGCTGAACATGTTGTTATTGATTTGCCGTTTATTAAAAAATTTGGAAAAAGTGCTTTACTAACTGAAAAAGAACCTCCAAAATTAGATATTGAAGAGTTAGATATGAGATTCAAAACAATTCAAACAATGGAAGAGGTTTGGGTTCCAGCAAGGAATTTAATTTTATTCAGTATAGCAAGTGGGTTTACTGAGAGTATTGATGCAGATAAGGTATTTGTTGGTTTAAGCGGGGAGGAAGCAACAACATTCCCAGATAATACGCCTGAGTTTGTTGAGAGGCTAAATAAGGCATTGGAATATGGAACATTAAATCAAGTGAAGATAGATGCTCCATTATGCAACAAAAATAAGCAAGAGATTGTTAAAATTGGGCATGAAATTGAAAAAAGATTGGGTGTTGAGGTTTTAAGATATTCATATTCATGCTATAAAGATAATGGAGAGGACTTTTTACATTGTGGGGTTTGTGAAAGTTGTGCAAGAAGAAAGAGGGCATTTTTAGGTGCTGGTGTTGAGGATAAAACAAAATATAGTTGTTCGCCTTAA
- the mptA gene encoding GTP cyclohydrolase MptA produces MKCDIQATEPDIKVPLTRVGVTNLKKLVKIKRKNKRPIILLPTFEVFVDLPSFQKGVHMSRNPEVIEGIIEDAVEKDVYEMETICEEVVKKLFEKHEYATRAEVFMVSDFVLEERSPISKKHSQEVCKIMAKAYGVKENNGIKIKKLVGAEVVGITACPCAQNLLKEKSIENLKNLGFSDDEIGKIMDSVVIATHNQRGIGTILIEVPEGYNVEIMKIIEIIKKSMSGEVYELLKRSDEAYVVEMAHKNPKFVEDCAREMIKRIVETFDYLPDEAKVLVRQVNQESIHRHDAFAERCATLGELRKELDFK; encoded by the coding sequence ATGAAATGTGATATTCAAGCAACAGAGCCGGATATTAAGGTTCCATTAACAAGGGTTGGGGTAACAAATTTAAAAAAATTGGTAAAAATTAAGAGAAAAAATAAAAGACCAATTATATTATTACCGACATTTGAAGTGTTTGTTGATCTGCCAAGTTTTCAAAAAGGCGTTCACATGTCAAGAAATCCTGAGGTTATAGAGGGGATTATTGAAGACGCGGTGGAGAAGGACGTATATGAAATGGAAACCATCTGCGAGGAGGTTGTTAAAAAGTTATTTGAAAAGCATGAGTATGCCACAAGGGCAGAAGTTTTTATGGTGAGTGATTTTGTTTTAGAGGAGAGAAGTCCAATATCAAAAAAACACTCCCAAGAAGTTTGTAAAATAATGGCAAAGGCATATGGGGTTAAAGAGAATAATGGAATAAAAATTAAAAAATTAGTTGGTGCTGAGGTTGTTGGAATAACTGCTTGCCCATGTGCCCAAAACCTATTAAAAGAAAAATCAATAGAAAATTTAAAAAATCTTGGCTTTTCTGATGATGAAATTGGGAAAATAATGGATTCTGTAGTTATAGCAACCCACAATCAGAGGGGTATTGGGACGATTTTAATTGAAGTTCCTGAAGGTTATAATGTTGAAATAATGAAAATAATAGAGATTATCAAAAAATCCATGAGTGGGGAAGTTTACGAACTTTTAAAGAGAAGTGATGAGGCATATGTTGTTGAAATGGCCCATAAAAATCCAAAATTTGTAGAAGATTGTGCAAGAGAGATGATAAAGAGGATTGTTGAAACTTTTGATTACCTTCCAGATGAGGCAAAGGTTTTAGTTAGACAAGTTAATCAGGAAAGTATACATAGACATGATGCATTTGCTGAAAGATGTGCTACTTTAGGGGAGTTAAGGAAGGAATTGGATTTTAAGTAA
- a CDS encoding integrase core domain-containing protein, with the protein MFNSLEKFVDWYNRVKPHRSLNFKTPYEVYYGVECDKEVISV; encoded by the coding sequence ATGTTCAATAGTTTAGAAAAGTTCGTAGATTGGTATAATCGAGTAAAACCACATCGTTCTCTTAATTTTAAAACTCCTTATGAAGTTTATTATGGTGTAGAGTGTGATAAGGAGGTGATTAGTGTATGA
- a CDS encoding MarR family winged helix-turn-helix transcriptional regulator, which yields MEHLPKEIISTPFRKAILHYVLIRGTTYPQQISENLRISKGLPSQFLRLCTALEVTKRERNGRKVLYSLTSKGISILKRLCPEIFDLSFSSIFENLSKMKFNTKYYPVEKIGFEVRKIIDNFGGVTFVFYDADGEEISRVFKPKKGNWWCISCQSSNCKHINYLKKYYDTTN from the coding sequence ATGGAGCATTTACCAAAAGAAATAATCTCCACGCCATTTAGGAAAGCAATTTTACACTATGTGTTAATACGTGGCACAACTTATCCACAACAGATATCCGAAAACCTTCGAATTTCCAAGGGGTTACCATCTCAGTTTTTAAGGCTATGTACGGCATTAGAAGTTACAAAACGTGAAAGAAATGGACGTAAAGTTCTTTATTCATTGACATCTAAAGGAATATCTATTTTAAAGAGATTATGTCCAGAAATATTTGACTTGAGTTTTTCGAGTATTTTCGAAAACCTTTCGAAAATGAAATTCAACACAAAGTATTACCCGGTGGAAAAAATAGGTTTTGAAGTTAGAAAAATCATCGATAATTTTGGTGGAGTCACATTTGTATTTTACGATGCCGATGGAGAAGAAATCTCAAGAGTTTTCAAACCTAAAAAAGGTAATTGGTGGTGTATTTCATGCCAATCGTCAAACTGTAAGCATATTAACTATCTGAAGAAGTATTATGACACAACGAATTAG
- the priS gene encoding DNA primase catalytic subunit PriS produces MDDKIVNEVSNLYKEYYSYVIKNDLLEVPEGIEYREFGYGYFKKVDNRNISFKDGEEYKNWVLKNAPFHLYKSLSYMEFPSKSGGANKKKVFRREIAFDIDVHKTKKCRHSDDWVCEYCLEEAKNQALYLIEEFLMSDFGLSGDDLQIAFSGNRGYHIYIKPKDEEIRNIIESYEKPQRRFLMDYILGKNLNLSKIGSGWKRRLLDVFKKKKIATKQFEKEDNWKKIIEKRKNRDKIYSIINETLNKLELDEKVMDDDIRLLRVIGSLHGYTGFMVKEIKYKKLSSFNPLKDAIFNDFNEKFYNVKIKQKIDKIIINDETYNNKSKEIPASVLLFLFGHGVNFEIIY; encoded by the coding sequence ATGGATGATAAAATTGTGAATGAGGTATCTAATCTTTATAAGGAGTATTATTCTTATGTAATAAAAAATGATTTGTTAGAAGTTCCCGAGGGGATTGAGTATAGAGAATTTGGTTATGGTTATTTTAAAAAAGTAGATAATAGGAACATCTCATTTAAGGATGGGGAGGAGTATAAAAATTGGGTGTTGAAAAATGCCCCATTCCATTTGTATAAATCTCTTTCTTACATGGAATTTCCAAGCAAATCAGGAGGGGCAAACAAAAAGAAGGTTTTTAGAAGGGAGATTGCGTTTGATATTGATGTTCATAAAACAAAAAAATGCAGGCATAGTGATGATTGGGTTTGTGAATATTGTTTGGAAGAGGCAAAAAATCAAGCACTTTATTTAATTGAAGAATTTTTAATGTCTGATTTTGGATTATCAGGAGATGATTTGCAAATTGCTTTTAGTGGGAATAGGGGATATCACATCTATATTAAACCAAAAGACGAGGAAATAAGAAACATCATCGAGAGTTATGAAAAACCACAAAGAAGGTTTTTAATGGATTATATTTTAGGAAAAAATTTAAATTTGAGTAAAATTGGAAGTGGTTGGAAAAGAAGGTTATTGGATGTATTTAAAAAGAAGAAAATAGCAACAAAACAATTTGAAAAAGAAGATAATTGGAAGAAAATAATTGAAAAAAGAAAAAATAGGGATAAGATATATTCAATCATAAACGAGACTTTAAATAAATTGGAATTGGATGAGAAGGTTATGGATGATGATATAAGGTTGTTGAGGGTTATTGGTTCTTTGCATGGATATACAGGGTTTATGGTTAAGGAGATAAAGTATAAAAAACTTAGCAGTTTTAACCCCTTAAAAGATGCAATTTTTAATGATTTTAATGAAAAATTCTACAATGTTAAAATAAAACAAAAAATTGATAAAATAATCATTAATGATGAAACATACAACAATAAAAGCAAAGAAATCCCGGCGAGTGTTTTATTGTTCTTATTTGGGCATGGTGTGAATTTTGAGATTATTTATTAG
- a CDS encoding ArsR family transcriptional regulator → MLDPIDFIYNSASATKNAMHRLKLKTNPFSEKPIRGNTKFFVGRTSELREIADIFGAAQYGSVVNAAIVGTKGIGKSSLLNIIYYAAKKQGHWAVELTASQITPRQFLIQVLYNLIRENLISIDGTICSEYIKYSQKIMEIYRKLIDYGDRTPVHYPRERIERDFDFLLNEVKEEDKLCIILVDEADQFAKKSCLSLLQFFHSFLYEDGILAFFAGSPTLMDDLTKISPAMRDRIPKIINMPPLSKEESYDLIMRRLEDAHIGNAKKFDPFTDAAIDKIVEECDGIPRKIIMTCSESISIALKKGVSKIDEGIVKMAMEVLGISVGHQILNHLTPAQSKIVRALAELGGSSTVTELAKYLGNSPGTIGTHLSDIYEMGYIYKERNGNNVYYTLSKELMDVLMNDND, encoded by the coding sequence ATGTTGGATCCTATTGATTTCATATATAACTCAGCATCAGCAACAAAAAACGCCATGCACAGGTTAAAATTAAAAACAAATCCATTTTCAGAAAAACCTATAAGAGGAAACACCAAATTTTTTGTTGGAAGAACATCAGAGTTGAGGGAAATAGCAGATATTTTTGGGGCTGCACAGTATGGGAGTGTTGTCAATGCTGCCATTGTTGGGACGAAGGGGATTGGCAAGAGTTCCCTCCTCAACATAATATACTACGCTGCAAAAAAACAGGGGCATTGGGCAGTTGAGTTAACTGCATCTCAAATAACACCAAGGCAATTTTTGATACAGGTCCTTTACAATTTAATAAGAGAGAATCTCATCTCAATAGACGGTACCATATGCAGCGAGTATATTAAATACTCCCAAAAAATCATGGAGATTTATCGGAAACTCATTGATTATGGTGATAGAACACCAGTTCATTATCCAAGAGAGAGGATTGAGAGAGACTTTGATTTCTTATTGAATGAAGTCAAGGAGGAGGATAAACTCTGTATAATTTTGGTTGATGAGGCAGACCAATTTGCCAAAAAAAGTTGTTTAAGTTTGTTACAGTTCTTCCACTCCTTTCTATATGAAGATGGAATTTTGGCGTTCTTTGCCGGTTCTCCAACACTTATGGATGACTTAACAAAAATTTCCCCGGCGATGAGGGATAGGATACCGAAAATCATTAACATGCCACCATTATCAAAGGAAGAATCTTATGATTTGATAATGAGAAGATTGGAGGATGCACATATTGGCAATGCAAAGAAATTTGATCCATTTACTGATGCGGCAATAGATAAGATTGTTGAAGAATGTGATGGCATTCCAAGAAAGATAATCATGACGTGCTCAGAATCAATCTCCATAGCATTAAAAAAAGGAGTTAGTAAGATTGATGAAGGCATAGTTAAGATGGCTATGGAGGTTTTGGGAATTAGTGTTGGACATCAAATATTAAATCACCTGACTCCTGCTCAATCAAAAATTGTCAGGGCTCTTGCTGAATTGGGGGGGAGTTCAACGGTAACAGAACTGGCAAAATATTTGGGAAACTCCCCTGGAACTATAGGGACACATTTATCAGATATTTATGAAATGGGATATATTTATAAAGAAAGAAATGGAAATAATGTTTACTATACATTGTCAAAAGAGTTGATGGATGTCTTGATGAATGATAATGATTAA
- the mfnF gene encoding (4-{4-[2-(gamma-L-glutamylamino)ethyl]phenoxymethyl}furan-2-yl)methanamine synthase, which produces MILGIDIGGANTKITEIDENYKIHHIYFPMWKNNEKLTELLKKYSKDVDAVGIVMTAELVDAYETKKEGVDDILNSVENAYDCPIYVLDADGNFLNPKEARDNYLKVSAANWTATAKFVSEYIDDNCILVDMGSTTTDIIPIKDGKILANKTDLDRLMNNELIYVGTLRTPLSFLANKINFRGKLTHISSEYFAITGDINVILGKIKEEDYTCETPDGKGVDKESCLTRIARVLCGDREMIGDDELTTIAEEFYAKLLELIREGVDEVSKKYELKDVVITGLGENILKDALKGYNIKSIEEVYGKEVSLATPSFAVGMLLKKHLKK; this is translated from the coding sequence ATGATATTGGGCATTGATATTGGTGGAGCAAACACAAAAATAACTGAAATTGATGAAAATTATAAAATACATCATATATATTTCCCAATGTGGAAAAATAATGAAAAACTAACCGAATTATTAAAAAAATATAGCAAAGATGTTGATGCAGTTGGCATTGTCATGACTGCTGAACTCGTTGATGCCTATGAGACAAAAAAAGAGGGTGTGGATGATATATTAAATTCAGTTGAAAATGCCTATGATTGCCCAATTTATGTTCTTGATGCTGATGGAAACTTTTTAAATCCAAAAGAAGCGAGAGATAATTATTTAAAGGTTTCTGCTGCCAATTGGACAGCCACAGCCAAGTTTGTTTCCGAATATATTGATGATAACTGCATTTTGGTTGATATGGGTTCAACCACAACAGACATAATCCCAATAAAAGATGGGAAAATTTTAGCCAACAAAACGGATTTAGATAGGTTGATGAACAACGAACTCATTTATGTTGGAACTTTAAGAACCCCATTATCATTTTTGGCAAATAAAATTAACTTTAGAGGAAAACTAACACATATATCATCAGAATATTTTGCAATAACTGGGGATATAAATGTTATTCTTGGCAAGATTAAAGAGGAAGATTACACCTGCGAGACTCCTGATGGTAAAGGAGTCGATAAAGAAAGTTGTTTAACAAGGATTGCAAGGGTCTTATGTGGAGATAGAGAGATGATTGGTGATGATGAATTAACCACTATTGCTGAGGAGTTCTATGCTAAATTATTGGAATTGATAAGAGAGGGGGTTGATGAGGTATCTAAAAAATATGAACTGAAAGATGTGGTCATAACTGGCTTGGGGGAGAATATTTTAAAAGATGCGTTAAAAGGATATAACATAAAATCAATAGAAGAAGTTTATGGGAAAGAAGTTTCATTGGCAACCCCAAGTTTTGCCGTTGGGATGTTGTTAAAAAAGCATTTAAAAAAATAA
- a CDS encoding AAA family ATPase: MEIGILDIKGSLPCFENFGNLPTKIIDENNIKDIKDLDMLIIPGGSIVESKSINENLKKEIMDFDEYIIGICSGFQILSEKVDIGRKSPVPIIRDGLGLLNVEFSPLICTDRVKATLKIDSILGKKGTIGEGFHCHTYGDIKITDKKTKPFTTSEVKKLNYKMQKTCKNIISGAICGKVIGTMVHGFLDNEHIRNNILDNLKVDEEERKKIFEKNKEVMKKLKLKGLKFRNNTNKNITNTKNEKEIRGIILLATGSESGKTFLTTAISSKLDGKVLVSKIGPDVRDIVPALYLLREPMLKYSSIKIGDRGWCEVSEYLNYLKNSNYDYIIIEGVMGAFTGALNKKNYSGSEIAKLLNFPVYVVSACNKSGIEGAFVESLAYYSLLKEMGVKVEGIILNKVYNFDVFEKVKKIGDEIGIKVIGIRKAEMEKRGLIPEVEIDYEEFCKLAMELDIKLEIPKVEIKDKNEKNKNFEDYLEEWSKKIKNIT, translated from the coding sequence ATGGAAATTGGTATTTTAGATATAAAAGGTTCTCTCCCATGTTTTGAAAACTTTGGAAATCTACCAACCAAAATTATTGATGAAAATAACATAAAGGATATTAAAGATTTAGATATGCTCATTATTCCGGGGGGAAGTATAGTAGAAAGTAAATCCATCAACGAAAACCTAAAAAAAGAAATAATGGACTTTGATGAATACATAATTGGAATTTGTAGTGGTTTTCAAATACTGTCGGAAAAAGTGGATATTGGAAGAAAAAGTCCAGTTCCAATAATTAGGGATGGGTTAGGTTTATTAAATGTTGAATTTTCCCCATTAATTTGCACAGACAGGGTCAAAGCAACCCTTAAGATAGATTCTATTTTGGGAAAAAAAGGAACAATTGGAGAGGGATTTCACTGCCACACTTATGGAGATATAAAGATAACAGATAAAAAAACCAAACCCTTCACAACATCGGAGGTTAAAAAACTCAACTATAAAATGCAAAAAACATGCAAAAACATCATATCCGGAGCTATTTGTGGAAAAGTCATTGGAACCATGGTGCATGGGTTTTTGGACAACGAACATATAAGAAACAATATATTAGACAACTTAAAGGTTGATGAAGAAGAGAGAAAAAAAATCTTTGAAAAAAATAAAGAAGTTATGAAAAAATTAAAATTAAAAGGATTAAAATTCAGAAATAACACAAATAAAAACATAACAAACACAAAAAACGAGAAAGAAATTAGGGGAATCATTTTATTAGCAACGGGTTCAGAAAGTGGAAAAACATTTTTAACAACTGCAATATCATCAAAGTTAGATGGAAAGGTTTTGGTATCAAAGATTGGGCCTGATGTTAGGGATATTGTTCCTGCGTTGTATCTGTTGAGGGAACCAATGCTAAAATATAGTAGTATAAAAATTGGTGATAGAGGTTGGTGTGAGGTCTCTGAATACCTAAACTACCTAAAAAACTCCAACTACGATTATATTATCATTGAAGGGGTTATGGGAGCATTTACTGGGGCATTAAATAAGAAAAACTATAGTGGATCTGAGATAGCGAAGTTATTAAATTTCCCAGTTTATGTTGTCTCTGCATGTAATAAAAGCGGTATTGAGGGGGCGTTTGTTGAAAGTTTAGCATATTATTCCCTACTAAAAGAAATGGGGGTTAAAGTTGAAGGGATAATCTTGAATAAAGTTTATAATTTTGATGTTTTTGAGAAAGTTAAAAAAATTGGGGATGAAATTGGCATCAAAGTTATCGGCATCCGAAAAGCCGAAATGGAAAAAAGAGGATTAATTCCTGAAGTAGAGATTGACTATGAAGAGTTCTGTAAACTGGCAATGGAATTGGATATCAAACTCGAAATACCGAAAGTTGAAATTAAGGATAAAAATGAGAAAAATAAAAATTTTGAAGATTATTTAGAAGAATGGAGCAAAAAAATTAAAAATATCACCTAA
- a CDS encoding potassium channel family protein codes for MDTLKKIELGILAVLGIILIETFILMSFEGWNFFEAFYMAVVTISTVGYGDYTPKTFLGRLSIIFYIFAGVGAVAYIFGNIANFFIEGQFKEIFRRKKMHNKLKSLKDHFIICGFGKLGRFVAKKFRDAGVPFVVVDSDEEKIKEIFEKDQKLIYIVGDATSDDILLKAGIKRARGLISVVGNDAENVFITLSARRLNPNLYIVAKAENENTIDKLLKAGADGAISPYAIGGLRIVEMALKPEILDFVSSLMDVSHDIEIGRYVVGRNSKVVGKTLYESQIRQKTGATILAIKRANELHVNPSPDVVLEEECEIYAFGTKDQLEKLKEILEG; via the coding sequence ATGGATACATTAAAAAAGATTGAATTGGGTATTTTAGCAGTTTTGGGGATTATATTGATTGAAACTTTTATCCTTATGTCATTTGAAGGTTGGAATTTTTTTGAGGCATTTTATATGGCGGTTGTTACAATATCGACTGTTGGTTATGGAGACTATACTCCAAAGACATTTTTAGGTAGGTTGTCAATAATTTTTTATATATTCGCAGGAGTTGGGGCAGTTGCCTATATATTTGGTAATATAGCGAATTTTTTTATTGAAGGGCAGTTTAAAGAAATATTTAGGAGGAAAAAAATGCATAACAAATTAAAAAGTTTGAAGGATCATTTTATTATCTGCGGATTTGGAAAGTTGGGGAGGTTTGTCGCAAAAAAATTTAGGGATGCTGGTGTTCCTTTTGTAGTTGTTGATTCTGATGAGGAAAAGATAAAGGAAATTTTTGAGAAAGACCAAAAGTTAATTTATATTGTTGGTGATGCGACTTCTGATGATATTTTGCTAAAAGCAGGAATAAAAAGAGCGAGAGGGTTAATTTCTGTTGTTGGAAATGATGCAGAGAATGTTTTTATAACGTTATCTGCAAGGAGGTTAAATCCCAACTTGTATATTGTTGCAAAGGCGGAAAACGAAAATACAATAGATAAACTTTTAAAAGCAGGAGCAGATGGGGCAATCTCTCCGTATGCAATTGGGGGTTTAAGGATTGTGGAGATGGCATTAAAACCAGAGATTTTGGATTTTGTCTCTTCACTAATGGATGTTTCTCATGATATTGAAATTGGGAGATATGTGGTAGGTAGAAATTCCAAAGTTGTTGGAAAAACTCTTTACGAGTCTCAAATAAGACAAAAAACAGGAGCAACAATCCTTGCAATAAAAAGGGCTAATGAATTACATGTGAATCCAAGTCCTGATGTGGTTTTGGAGGAAGAATGTGAAATTTATGCATTTGGGACAAAAGATCAACTTGAAAAACTTAAAGAGATTTTAGAGGGTTAG